The segment TGCAATCAACAATCTCACTTTAAGAACAATAGTAATTCCTCGCTAGCTTAGGTACACACTAACACATTACAAATTATATGGAATTTGTCTTATAAAATGGACTAGTTTTCCATCGACATTCATCCAAACTAAATTTATTTTGGCATTTCAAACAAACATAATTCGTTGATAGTTGTGGAAAAAAATTAGAACAGTCATTGCATATATAATGATTTTTCATCACACGATAATCTACTCCCAACGCTTTAATCATTTTTTTACAACTAGGACAATGATCATTTACATATGTATTGTCTTCTGAAATATTTCCACATTCATAATGTTCGATGAGTTTTCCTGATCTAAATTTTGAACTCTTACATGAAGGGCAGTAAAAAATCTGAGTGATGGATGTAGAATCACATTGATTACAAGCAATTTCTTTTTTATCTGATAGACGAGTAATCTTTCCTTTCTCCTCTAATTCTTTCAGATATGAAGAAATGTATTCATTAGAATCAGTAAATAAGTTTTGTAAAAAACTAAGACTAAAGTTAGCAGTAGATTGAAGTATCATGTCAACACGATAACGAATCTTGCTTTCAATATCTTCAATTTGTTTGGAGATTATATCAACTTGAGACGATTCTTTTTTAAAAAAATTATCCTCCTCTTCAATAGTTTCAAAAGCAGATTTTATGTGTTCAAAACGAAATGGTTTTTGTAAGTATTGATACGCACCTAATCGAATTAAATCTTTGACCCCTTCATCATCTTCTTCAGTTGCAGTTGCTAATAGAACGCGGATGTTTGGTTTTACTTCAAACATCTGAGTTAAAACGGAACGTGCATCAATATCAGGAAGATTGTAATCAAGTAATACTATTGGATCTTTCTTATTAGATACTAGATCTTTGAATGTCGCGATACCAGTAAGACCACTTGAACATATGTGGATTTGAATATATCCTAATTTTTCAAGATAGTTTTTCAGCAACATCCCTATTGCTGGACTATCTTCAATAATCAAAACATCGTTTTTAGAATTCATGAATAACCCTGATTAATCATTTGAGTAATCGTCCACGATATTAATAAATCATTTAAGATATTGAAAAAAGTGTTTAAAAAATATTCACCAAGATACAATTTTAAATCTAGTGTACAAAAGACTAAATGTCGTAAAAATTGACAATTTTTCAATGATTCATGTTCCATCTTTGGCAATAGGGGCTGGAATTGCATCTGTTGTAATATTTGTAGTATTTTTAGCATTTAACATATCAAGTAATGAATCAGAGTTGATAATTGCACCTACTCCATTAATTGAAGATGTAGGTCCAGCACAGATTACCAGTGCAACATTTTTTGAGAATGGCTCACCAATTCTAGGTGATCCTAACGCACCGGTAACACTGGTGGAATTTGGTGACTATCAGTGTTTTTACTGCAACCAGTTTTTCCATAAAACTGAACCCGATCTTTTCAAAGACTATGTCAAAACAGGAAAAGTCAAAGTAATTTTCAAAGATTTTACAATAATCGGTCCAGATTCAGTCTCTGCAGCTCATGCAGCTCATTGTGCTGCTGAACAAGAAATGTTTTGGGAATATCACGATACATTATACAACAATTGGAAAGGAGAGAATAATGGATG is part of the Nitrosarchaeum sp. genome and harbors:
- a CDS encoding response regulator; this encodes MNSKNDVLIIEDSPAIGMLLKNYLEKLGYIQIHICSSGLTGIATFKDLVSNKKDPIVLLDYNLPDIDARSVLTQMFEVKPNIRVLLATATEEDDEGVKDLIRLGAYQYLQKPFRFEHIKSAFETIEEEDNFFKKESSQVDIISKQIEDIESKIRYRVDMILQSTANFSLSFLQNLFTDSNEYISSYLKELEEKGKITRLSDKKEIACNQCDSTSITQIFYCPSCKSSKFRSGKLIEHYECGNISEDNTYVNDHCPSCKKMIKALGVDYRVMKNHYICNDCSNFFPQLSTNYVCLKCQNKFSLDECRWKTSPFYKTNSI
- a CDS encoding DsbA family protein — encoded protein: MIHVPSLAIGAGIASVVIFVVFLAFNISSNESELIIAPTPLIEDVGPAQITSATFFENGSPILGDPNAPVTLVEFGDYQCFYCNQFFHKTEPDLFKDYVKTGKVKVIFKDFTIIGPDSVSAAHAAHCAAEQEMFWEYHDTLYNNWKGENNGWASSENLLGFARDVELDIDVFSKCMIESKYTSAIANSNQDAKDLGLTGTPAFFIIGPDNKVTKIGGAQPYDVFERIFNSELEK